A stretch of DNA from Euwallacea fornicatus isolate EFF26 chromosome 26, ASM4011564v1, whole genome shotgun sequence:
AACTTAACCGAGACTTTGATATGGCAATTTTTCGCAATCACCCTTtataaaattaaggaaaaagcgttgcaaatttttaaaaaaaattcttgcaaGTTTTAAGGGAAAATACCTTTGAAGTATATAAACATTGAAAGAACTGTGCAATTACAGCATGCAGTGCGGCCCTCTTTAAAGCGATATATGAGAGCGGGAAAAACTTAGTTCAAGACGAAGTGTCCTAAAACCTAAACATATTGCGCAACTTTTTAgagatgaaaatgaaaaaatcatatcaatAATATTCTGGTTCTTATCACTTGATAAAGCACATTCGGAAAAGGACGTGTACTAAATGACGTGAAAAAATATTgccttttaataattttgtgacgcaaattatattattattgtaattattattatcatacATTTGTATTATCGGATAAAGTGAATCATAGAGTGAAACCCGAATGACTCAGTTTCATTCGCCAccatgttcaacaagattgtGAGCGCAGCTGGAAGAAGAGAAAACTAGTGAAGTTCTCATCGCTTCCCCCAATCCGCAATTCCAAGGACCTCGCTATGCCTTTTTCGTATATTCGTTGCTGTTATTCTCAGTTATTGTAGATTGACATTTGCATATGTTTTAGTTATTCTCACCCGTAGTTACCTCTTGATTGTGATATTgacttttgaatatttcacttaagaattctacaaaaaaatcgagtgGTGCCACATCCAGCGAAGGAATGAGCTTCTTAAATTATTAGAATATGACCAATTGTTCTTAATGAAATCCGATACATGTTTAATTCAAAAGGCGTTTGATACCGTGATTTACTCGGACTTTTTCgtaaaatactttttgttttgaaaaagcTACGCAAGTgcgttttttgatttttgtagCTAAAATATGacgtttttttcgaatatacATATTCCCTCAACCcacaaaacaagaaaaaatcagTCGACGTCAGAAGACGAACGCaaacttttcaaacaaaaaattgcgaATTGCTCCGGAGACGTCCGGAAAACGTAAACTTTGCAAAACAACGTTTTTTCTctcgacatttttaaaaaatatatatgtaataaataagGATGTCAgcttttttaatacaaaacaccgtttttttttctttttttaattatatttaaatttcgttaaatcTCCCGAAGCCAGTGGCGTATCGCACTTGGGAGGAACAATGACACAtccgtgaaaaaaaaaccgaacCAAAACACTGTAAATTTGTCTCTTTGCTGCTCACCAGTCCTCACATAAATctctttttccctttttggtAGATTTATCGGCGAAATCTTCGAATTAATTCGCtctaacattttattttcattaatggTGCACGTtgaagcaatattttttatgctgGATCGAACAATGaattataaaaagaaatgctCATGTGGGCGTCAGTATGCGTAAGAGAagcatgattttttaatagttattgATCGTTCACTGTTCTGATGCGTGTAACTGGTCATTAGCCGACTTCAGGAAGTCCGGTGGAACCCAAACTCGGTTAAAAAAACGCGACCATTTGGAGAAAATTAAGTTGGTCGAGGCCTAAAAGTCGACACGGCAGATACGAGCTGTGCTAACGTCGTTTGGCAGGTAAGAAATTGTTCTCACTTTAAATTTATCTTCTTAAACAacgttttaaattcaaaaattataaaaactgttttaaaaatgttcgtttttttttctcggatAATATCGACACCAGTCGCGCCTCCGGAATTCTCAAACGGACGTTTTGCCGAGCGGCCCTCCGCGCAACCTTGACAATCTCCCAGACGATGGTTACTTTCCATCATGATTTTAGATCACCCTGTAAGTTATCGACTTGTCGACCGTTCCCGCGGTCACcgccatcatcatcatcatcatcatcatcatcgctCGCATTTCACCCTCCCCGTAATCAATGACGGGACGAAATCCCGCCCTAATCAAGTTGATCGCGGCAAGTGCGGTGGTAAGAACTGAATTAAAAAGCGGTTGGGGTTAAAAAGTTTCAATGTCCGTATCATATGCGAACAAGTGCAATTTAATGATTTGAGAATGGCACTCTGCACATTTTTTGGGGCGAGGGGATCTGCGTTTGTTTTGCGCGCCCCATCGGCCCCAGAAACGCATTTTCTTGTCGGTTCTTAAACGTACACTGAGGCGTTAAAAACACGACGATTTTAGCGGAGCATTTCGGAATCCCTCCCCAGCATGCGAAGGATGGGACCAAAAAATCCGACAGATGTTGAAGCCCTGTTATAACTACACAGGTAAATTGCGCTCAGGTAGAGGAAGGCTCTTTTCTACCGGCCTTCTTTtgtgtaataaaattaagtatcACACATAAACGGGCCTTTCAGAGAGGTTTCTCGACGTGGTCAAAACTATAATGATGTATAGAGGGAAAAACTATAGCCATTTCCTGCTAAGGCACGCCTCTGGTTGGGACGAAGAGGAAGAATGTTTTAAGAACAGCTGAAGCCGATCGGGGGGCAGGTGATAGTCGGATCTTTTGCTTGACAGATGGTCCCGGATTTCAGATCGAAGGATTTTTCGACGAAGACCGAAATATTTCGACATTCTTTCGTACTTTGCACGGATCCACCACAGCAGAATTGCGCACAGAATTGTTTTAATCTTGTAAAGCGGAAACGCATGCTGCTACAatataattgataaatttgccTGGAAAATTAGTAATAATCAATTAGCAACGCGAGCGACACCATgttgagttatcaaactttcaTTTGGTGCATCGCGTTCGTTTTAACGAGCTCCTTCACTCCCAACTGCGTTCGCGATAATCAGTTTAAGTTTTACACTTTTCCAATCGACGGATGTTCGAAATTTTTCAGCGAAAAATGCAGATCTCAACCGTCCGGTCGCTTCCAGGCCCTCGGGACTCCGTCTATGGTGAAAATTGGTGAGACCGACGTGATACCCACATGTGCCTTCCATAGAGTCAGAGGCTTGAAATACATTTTCGGAGTAAACAGCGGCATTAAGGTATTAGCCACTGGGGCCTTCACAGATCTAAGCCAAATGGAATCGGTGAACTTGGCCTTTAATTCCATCGTTGAGTTACGAAAGGAAGTGTTTACAAACGTCTCAGTGCTGTCGATGGATTTCAGCTGGAACAGGATTGTGTTCGTCGATTCTAAAGCCTTCGCGAGCGTCCACGGATTGAAACAGTTAAACTTGAGCAAAAATTCCCTAGTCACGCTACCGGTCGGTTTTTTCCCCCGAACCTTGGCccatttaaatgtgtcctacaACCTATTGACTAGGATTGCTTTCAATTCCAAAAGCTTCAGCAACATCACCCACTTGGACTTCGGCAATAATTTAATCGAAAGGATTGCCCTACTGTTTTCGTACCCGGTGGAACTGGTCAATCTCGAAAACAACCAGCTGCGAAATTTTGATTACATCGACTTGATCTCTGTAGAGCTGCTCAAAATTGGACGAAACCGATTGGAACAGGTGCCTCAGTACTTAGAAAACTTGAACGCTAACTTCATAGATATTGCCGAGAACCCTTGGCAATGTGACCAATTGCATCTCCTGTTTGGACAGTTGACTTCGTTGGGCACGCGTCTCGTCCATAAAAATACCAGCACAGCTGATTGTTTTTCCATAAAGGGGAAGATGACACTCCTTCAACCGAGGTCAACTGCTTGCACTGAGGACTATGACTGTCCGGGGTATATGTCTTGCAGGGCTAGGAAGTGTTGGGAACCGTGCGAGCACTCGATGTGCCACAAAACCAGCAATTGCGAAACTAAGAACCATAAGTTCACCTGTCGCTGTCCAGGAAAGTTGTTGTCCGATCCAATGGACGTTTCTGGAGAGTGCCAGGAAGTCGAGTGCTTCGTGAACAAACAATGTGGCCCAAATATGATATGTAACAACCGAAAGTGTaccaaacatttttctttcgaaacaataataaaattaagtaacaAAGACGCCGACCATTCTCTAAGCGAAAGTGACCTAGATATCGAACCTGAACTTCCTTGGTGGTACGATACAATTCCGAAAAAGGAACCTTCGGTGCCAGTCCCCTCCGCCGGTTCAGCCACAGagcaatgaaaatttaaacaaaactatCTCGGCCCCTCCAATGGGAATAAACACGTGCCGCATTGGCCCTATTTTCGCTACTGTCAAGGGATTACTTAAACATCAACCCTAAGTACGTACGCCTATCAAGATCACCGTGAGAACGTGTAATCGGTCAGCTAACAGTTTAAATGTCGGTAATGAACCTTATTTAAAGTCCCTTTATGTGCTTTTGAATGTCCGGGGAAGGGATAttgtatttataatttttattgtgagAAATTACATACTATAATATAACACGTTTCCCATAATAAAATCAACACTTATCTTAATTATTATCTAGAAGCTTTTCTCCCCTCACCGTGTTAAGACTTAAAAACGCCATTACTCCATGGACAACTAACCGACTATTAGCCAATGGTCATGCTGGACCTATCAGGTCTCTTGCATTTCGAAGAACAAGAGCCTACTACCACGGCACATGCACTTTCGCCAATCATTCTCAATATCCGTTTATCCGCCGCGCAGCTGATCTGTGAGAATCTCGCTACCCCAACGAGAAATCACTGTAAACTCCTGCCTGTGTGCCAACATAAGAACTAGTTTTCAGGCGAAAAGCTCAGTTCTCCTATTCAGAATACATAGTACTCCTTTGTTGTGCATAGGagatttccataaaaatgagTCGTAACCACCCTAAAAAGCTCATCTCCCTGGAGATTCCTGGggaagtaataaatttaaaaaacccacAGGAGGCACCCCTCTGTCTTTGGGGACGACCTCAGCTATCACACTCACGCCGTTGTACTCaatatattgtttattgtcGCACTTTTTCGCCCtttgtttaattgtttccCTTAACTAGAAGGGATCGTATCGTTTCAGTGCCACTTGCCGCTTATGCGCTGTTGCCGAATCgcgataattttcttatttttataaacagatTTAAAGTATGCCGCTGCAAACTGGTGTTGCTAGGTTTTAACATCGATGACTGTACTTTCATCAATTTTCCAACGAATACTAATTCGCAAGAGCCTGAAAAACGATTTTGAAgcttataaattttgttactgtCGTCAATCGGCGAAGTAATATCACTAAATTGGATAGAATTTAAGAGTAAAATATCAGTAACCTAATAAGTATATTGCGTACAtaaatttcaacaactttgtaaattttaaatggaacaccctataaaCTGTAACCaatttcgattctgtggaacatgatgaatatttttcgtgtgCAGTGTTCTATACTTAGTTTTTAcggtttcgagatatttagattttttcaaaaaaaaaattgaaaatggctaAGTACTTTGTAACGTCTAGAGGTACTAGGTGGCGCTGCTCGCCAGAATTTAAGTATGGCGGCACCCGTAAGTTATTCAAACGAAGATTACctcaatatgtttattatttacggTGAATGTAACGAACTGTTAACCAGAACGTGTCATACATTTGGTATTCGATATCCAGAAAAACCGAAGCCGTCACGAAAACTCCTGAAAGGCATAATAGATCATTTTAAAACGAGCGGATCTGTCAAATCATCTTACAGAAGAAAGGAGCCTATTGTTGACGATTGCTGCGCCATCTAGtgacattatttaaaatgatttgttAGGTACTGaatattgaaaagtgttttcttttttaataaattgaaaacggTTAGATTTAGACAATAATCAGACAATTGAATTGAATGTAGTACTTATTTTTGGAGTTAAATATGTTCTgtattcgttgaaaaaatagggggctcctatttaaaaaaattgttttttacaattcttgaatgataattttggacTCTCTTTCAtgaataccctgtatgaaaaaacttgatttaactCACTGGTTCAAGGACTGTAAAGTAATGCGGACGATAGCGCAcaatttcattgcaaaatacttGGCCATTTTCGAATGATTCGAAAATGCATTCATGGCtaaaactctaatttttttttggtagaaTCTAAATATCGCGAAAACCATAGAAATTAGGTAAcgaaaaatattgacaatgttccacagaatcgaaatttgttataatatatagggtgtaccgtttaaaataagcgagttgacattcatttccgttataaccggaagtgctatttttatttttaatcaatagatcgCTTCCATTTAAGCGTGACgcccaagtttcaactttttcctagtcacagtttccgagatacgaGTAGTGGCCCATATTTtttggacatcctgtatatgtgagaaaaaaatactatatatgtatatataaaaaaatatgtatgtatatactaggtaaaaaattatttccaaaggGATTGCGAGTGTTAATTCAAAACGTCGTTAAAATGGAATTAAAGACGAAATTTGAGATATATAAGTTCAGAACCAGCAAAATGTGAAGGACTTCATAAAGAAGGGGAGTAAATACACTACTTGTCGATAAAATGATTTCTTCTGCGGACAAGAAACTTAAATGAGAATATTTCTGTTGATATAAGATATTTAACTGAGTAAGTGCTAAACCATCCTCAACCAAcgtataaaatacaaaatcttTCCAACTCCCCATGAACTCAttcggtgtttttttttccgtatggctaattgaataattttcacttttgctCGCAAAATATTTGGGAGTTTTAAGGCAAACATCGCTTATATACCATGTATCGTTATGTTTTGTATAAATGTTCCATACCCGACAATTGATACTTGTGGAGGGGTGTATTTGGCAACAATGCCGTGAATCGTCAGCGTATGTTATCATATTACGGGCACTTGTTCCGTAGGTCGTAAAAAAGCGAGCGAACAGTTGTGCtggttataaaataaatatttattacgtaTATAAATACAATATGAAAAGCGCATTTTCATTTGCGTTTTGTCGAAGGAAAACCGCGGTATTTGAGGCACGGACCGCGACACTATtaaccaaaattgaaaacacaAGAGATACTTCTATAGAATTGTATGTTTAAATCAGACAAAGATGATGAATCAGACAGAAGGGATTTTTGTGCCCAAGTAGGCAAAGGAAATGGCTGCAGTGGAGGACCGAGGAAAAGACCAGGTGGTTC
This window harbors:
- the LOC136347093 gene encoding carboxypeptidase N subunit 2-like, which gives rise to MLSYQTFIWCIAFVLTSSFTPNCVRDNQFKFYTFPIDGCSKFFSEKCRSQPSGRFQALGTPSMVKIGETDVIPTCAFHRVRGLKYIFGVNSGIKVLATGAFTDLSQMESVNLAFNSIVELRKEVFTNVSVLSMDFSWNRIVFVDSKAFASVHGLKQLNLSKNSLVTLPVGFFPRTLAHLNVSYNLLTRIAFNSKSFSNITHLDFGNNLIERIALLFSYPVELVNLENNQLRNFDYIDLISVELLKIGRNRLEQVPQYLENLNANFIDIAENPWQCDQLHLLFGQLTSLGTRLVHKNTSTADCFSIKGKMTLLQPRSTACTEDYDCPGYMSCRARKCWEPCEHSMCHKTSNCETKNHKFTCRCPGKLLSDPMDVSGECQEVECFVNKQCGPNMICNNRKCTKHFSFETIIKLSNKDADHSLSESDLDIEPELPWWYDTIPKKEPSVPVPSAGSATEQ